The Silene latifolia isolate original U9 population chromosome Y, ASM4854445v1, whole genome shotgun sequence sequence ATTAAAAAAGTAACAAAACCGTATAATAACTGTTATAAAATCCTACTATCgtaggtcgttctcaccgtttgcaccgagtgatcgttctcaccggatcctaaatctatatatatatatacatatatatatatatatatatacatatatatatacatatacatatacatatatacatatacatatacatatatacatatacatatacatatatacatatacatatacatatatatatatacatatatatatatatatatatatatatatatatatatatatatatatataggcgggatttCGTGAGTTTgcttcttacggtgagttgtgagtttagaaaatctcagccactagatcaaAGGAAACCAAGGGCCGAGATCAGCTGAcacgtcaaaaaaaaaaaaagaaaagggaaattacAGAAAATACAAAAGCAGCTGAAAACTAAACTAACGACTTCATTCACACGATATTCTTTCTTTCTCTACATCTCTCTTCAAAATCAAAACCTAAAAAAACACGAGGAATTGCAGGCAGACAAATCTTCTGATCGAAAACCTAATACGATTACCGAAATCAAGCTTCAAACGAATTACAGGTAAACGATTTTTCGAACTTAATGACGAATTCGTTGATTTTTATTATATTGAATCATTGATTCACATGCATGTGTTCTGATTAAAACAAAATAATgtaaaatttgttgattttaattgaattgaatcgTTGATTTTACTGTTTctggtataaaagatggacaacgaGACTAATAACAATTCTAGCGAAGAAATCAACTCCACAGTAAATATGGAAACAGGTAATAATGATTGTTATCTGTTTCTCAGCTGTTGTTTATTATACTCTTATTGATTCTTATCTATTTCtcagctgttattctgatattattgtattgtctggcttgtattagagtagCATAAGAGTACtattattctgatattattgtactattattgtaataGTACAATTACatgatgatattattgtactgttattctgatattattgtactattaTTGTGATATTGATGTGCAGTAGCATGAAAATATATGGCTTATAAGAAAGTAGCGTAAGAATAACATATTtagtattattgtgatgttattcatTGTCGTCTGTTTTCCAGCTGCTGTTATCATACTGTTATTCTCATATTACTGCAATGTTGATCATTCCCCCAtgctactgttattgtgatgttattgtcatTTTATTGTCCTCTGACTGAACTACTTATAATCATTTGATGTCCCAGATATTTCTACTGTCTCTATTGTTGGGGAAAATGCAATTGTAAATATTGGTGATTCTTCAAATAACAATATATTCACGAGCCTAACTTGTTCAGATGAAGAAGACGATGAGTTTGTTCCAACTCTTCATTACAGCAGTACACCCGGGGTACTGAACAGTGGGTAAGAACTGTTGAGAGTGATTTTACGCCAAAGCGTGCcatgttctttcttaccttggaggatGGAATACAGTTCTATAACATATATGCATTGGCTTGTGGATTTGATGTGAGAAAGTACACAAATGCGCAAGTAAAGGGGGGCGTGAACGTAAAATCACTAGTCTGTAACAGACAGGGGTATAGAGATATGAAAAGGAAACTCCATCTTGAATCAAACAATCAGAAAGCTGGTAATGCGAGTACAACAGAGAAGAAAGAGCGAAAAACTAAACAACCAAAGAAGCATGCTCTGACAAGGTGTGGCTGCAAGGCACACATGAGGTTAAGAACCTGTCCAAAAATAGACGACAGACCGGCTGGGTATTGTGGACGTCTTTATAgacgttcacaatcactctctttactctgTCAAAAATAGTGAATTCCAAAAGCTGTCAAGGGACGTCCATGATTACATTAAGAGgaccattattgatcatactTAGCTAAACATAGGTCCAACATTAAGGTTAagaattctcaaggaatactcaaCTGGTTATCAGAATATCAGTGCCTctttgctagacttcaaaaacttcaaacgaaatatcaagtgttacattAGGGATAAGGATGCCAAAatgttcattgggcatttcaaaatgCTTGCTGAAGCAAAGGGGTTCAATTTTTCTTATGACGAGGATGAGAACAAATGTTTGACGAAGGCTATCTGGGTTGATAAGGAATGCATAAAAAACTACAAATTATATGGAGACACGATctcgtttgaccctacttatgggacaaacaaatatttcatggtgtttactccGTTCAAGggagtagaccacaacaagaaAACAGTGACATTTGCGGCTGGATTACTTGAATTTGAGAGCCAGGAATCATTTGAATGGATTTTTACAAAATTTCTGGAAGCAATGGGGCAGCAGCAACCGCAGTGTATACTAACCGACCAATGGCCAGGAATTAAAAAGGCATGCCCAAACGTTTTAAAGAATTCTGTGCACAAgtactgcatgtggcatatcatgcagaAACTGCCTGAGAAGGTGGGAAGAGCAATCTGCAACAACACGGATTTTATGACAGACATAAATGTTGTTGTTTGGGATGTTGACTTAGAACCAGAAGAATTTGAACAAAACTGGGAAACCGTTATTGAAGCACATGGTATGCAAAATAACCGCTGGTTGAAGTACGTATTCTCAATCAGACAAAAGTGGATACCGGCTTACTTTCGTGATCTACCTCTAGGTTGTTTGCTGAGGATAACCCAGAGATCTGAAAGTTCAAACAGCTATTTCAAACTGTTTGAAAGCCACTTTAGAACCCTTATCGAGTTCTGGATGAGGTACAATTCTGCAATAGAACAACAAAGGCATTCACAAAGGCGAATGGACACTGCCAACGAGCATAGCATGCTCGAGAAAGTAGGACCAATGAAGGTAGAGATGCATGCGTCACTTGTGTACACACATCCTATCTTTACAGACTTTCAGAAGGAAGTCAAACATGCGATATGCAGCATGGGGGTAGGGGGTTTGACAACAGTAGGGACAGTGGAGTACCATGATGTTCGTGATGGACTGAAGCACAGAAACTTCTGAGTGGAATTTAGCATCCAAACTAACGAGAGCAAATATGCATATAAGCTGTTTTAGAGGCATGGCATTGCCTGTCGACATATACTGtgggtgtggaatggtaggcAGGTATACAAGATACCTGAGCCTTATGTCCTTGCTCGATGGGCAAAGAAATCCTACAGACCAATTGTCCAAGATAAAACTGAAAACGTCTTAGCAGACATTGACGAAGCTGACATCAAGAAAGCTGAGATGTCAAAGGTTTTGTCTGAGATTTATGCAACTGTCAGGGTGATGGACATTTATGTTACGGTTAAACAGATGAAGCAACTGCAGAAAACCCTAACAGTTCAGGGAGAACATCACAGGCCCAATTGAACCGAAAACTAAAAGCCAGGAAATCGAGGATCTTCTTGGCATCACAGCTTCAAATGATATTGACCTTCGACCGccaaacaaggccaagaataagggAAGTGGCAAAAGATTGAGGTCATTGAAAGAAAAGGCCAAGAGCAAGCCAGAAAAGAGGAAGCGAAGATGCGGTAACTGCAAGAAGTGGGTAAACCACAACAGTAGAACTTGTAATCTTCCTTTTGCTGAAAGTCCCTCTTCTcatgacgatgatgaagaagaatcagAAACTGAAGAGGTATGAATCTGCATTATTATTCTCTtattattctaatgttatcctgttattatgctgttattcccctattattatGGTGTTACTCTGTTATTCTGCTGCTGttctgttattctactgttattctgctattaatgtgttgttattttgcTCTAATTATTACGTTAccacaatgacaaatagtaaagTAAAAATTGTAGGAATATGAATCAGATGCATGAACTGAGAAAGACACAAGAGACGCAAAAGACAAGGGCCATGATGAAGACCTCGCCTAAATGTCaaagacttttactatttgtcattgtttgaaTTATATTTTATCCTAAAATGTTactagataataaagtgagacctacattatatgagaattaTTTCTAGttaatttacttttttttttaaatcgtaTCTGATTGTCTTCCACAAACCAACCATAAATAAAACTCCATTTAACACTACAATAATAGTTGAATAACAGATTAGTATTATTAATTAAAGGCAGTTagacttttcagttttcacaacagttacctaatctaatctaattagaAAAAAAATGATTGTATCTCACAAACACTTATAAATACTTCCATTGGGAAAAAAAACGCAGACTGAACATTTCATTCCAAAAAATCTCTTTATCTCCTTTGCAAAatgtaatttcttatctttctatttttatttttctttggttaCACTATATTGGATACTACAAAAAGGtaattttctttcttcttctttgcttttagttgaaatattttgaacatctttttataatgcaaaaaggTTCATACTTCCCATGGTGCAGAATGAGTGACGTAACTGACGATAACCGAAGGTCTCCAACAAGGGAGGAAATCGATGAAGCAAAACAGAAAATAGAGTCACTTTTAATAGAGTTGATCGATACACGAACAAATGTAGAGGCAGCAGAAAACTGTGAAGAGGCCTTAATAACAGAGCTCGAAGACGTTAGAGGACAATTGAAGGTTGCTGAACTTCACAATGAACGTATGCGTAGAcagttgaaggaaaagaaaaataggaactacACAGAAGCCGACATGGACAATCAATTCATCGCTGGTGTGAATGCTTTGCAGAAGTCTTACGCTGAAGTCTATCATTCAATCTCTGACAATTGGACACCAGTTCAGAAAGCCATGGAACTTATGGATGGATTAAAAAACCCTTTTAAGGATGAGTTAATGGAAGTTGAGAGCATTGTACAAGGACCTGCGCGCAGGTGTCAGGGAACagaataaagatataaaaatctaTCCATGATGGTCCAGGGTTCTTGCTTTAAAATATTTGTTGCTTCAAAAATAATGTTTTTAATATCTTAGAACGTTGATGTTTATTGTGTAATTACTATGCTCCAAATTATTGTTTATATGTAATGTTTAACTACTATTTGCAGAATAACATTGGAATAACAGAAGTCCTTAtcagaataatagtgcaataacactAGAATCATGGTGGAATAACAATAGAATTACTGTAGAGTACGACCGCCATTTacagttgaatagaaaatggatagtgtttgaacAAAGTAAAAGTAATATGAAAACTGAATTAAATTAGAATAACActggaataacagtagaataataggggagaataacaatagaataaactacttattatgcggaataatagtgcaataacagcagaataacggtgGAAGAACAATAGAATTACAGTtgaatagaaatggatagtgtctgTAGAAAGCAAAAGTAATAGAAAAATTTAATTaaagtagaataacagtggaataagtgtagactaatagtgcaataacaacagaataactgCTCATTATGCGAAATAATACTACAATAACAGTAGACTAATAAGGGAATTAGAATAGAAATGCATAGTGTTTGAACAAAGTAAAAGTAACATGAAAACTGAATTAAATTAGAATAACActggaataacagtagaataataggggaataacagcagaataaactacttattatgcggaataatagtgcaataacagcagaataacggtgGAATAACAATAGAATTACAGTTGAGAAAAAACCGCCATTTACAGTtgaatagaaatggatagtgtttgtaaaaaGCAAAAGTAATAGGAAAGCTTAATTaaagtagaataacagtggaataagtgtagactaatagtgcaataacaatagaataactgctcattatgcggaataatagtgcaataacagcagagtaaTGGTAGAATAATAGTGGACTAAAAGCAGTCTAAACGACTGCATTtgcacttgaataaaaatgaataattttaacaaaataatgttggactaacagtggaataacaacagaataaactagtccttatGTAGAATAATACTGCATTAATAGCAGAATAATGGGGGAATAACAGTGCAGTAAAAGCAGTCTAGACTACTGCATTTTGAGTTGAATAATAATGGATAGTgttaacaaaataaaactaacATGAAAGCTGAATtaaaagtagaataacagcaGTATAAACTACTACTTATATAGAATAATAGTGCCATAACAGCACAATAATGGTTTAACAAACAGTTGACACTAGTAAAGCACAACACCAGCTTCATAAAAGTGCGGTAAAATTAACTTAAGAAAAACCATAACACTACTTCAGTACGAGATGCAAAAATTACATATCAAATACTTAATCTGAGTCTACTGGATACACAACAGTCAACGGTACAGCATTCACTACGGCGCCTGAATCTTCACTTGTACCAGAAGATTTGGGTTTCAACTTGTTCTTAGCTGACGCCAATCCCAAGGTCTTAGGCCTCTGATTATCACAAGACTGCACCTTATCAAGGACTAACTGCCTATAGGCATTGATATCAGCCAAAATCAAAGAAGCCGATATTTCTACCCAATAGCTTCGACGAGCTACCTTGCTGTGAAGATTGGACTCAAATACGCTGCGACCATATTCAGCCATTGTATACAACAAGAAACAGCTAGACTCGGTATCCAGCGATTCCTTCTTTTTCCATCTAAATTGCACATCCACGACTTCAAAGTTGCGATAATCTTTAGCCTTCAAAACATTATTAGACTCCAAAAACACATGCATATGGTTTGCCACAATCTCTGCCAGTCTTCTGTAGTCGGATAAATTTTTGCCCTCATTGGACGTGTTGTCCCAAAAATCAATAGTTTCATTGATAAAGTTGATGCAGAAACAAGAGTAGTGATCATTGTATTGAATAGGCACAAACACAAGTTCAGAGTTTAGTCGACATCTTCCTTTGCAGGACTGTAAAAAAATATTCCAAAATTGCAACAGCCTTTTACCCGAACCGTCAACAGGGCTTGAGGAATCAAAGTTTTCTAACAATGAAAAAAGAGCATCCTCCTAAAAAGAAAGCATAAACAACAAAAAATAGTGCACAAGTGTTAAAAATATATCACTACTTATGAGtaaattgttgggaaatgtgtcctcaacaatagtgcgatcacatgatttaaatatcattattaaatctcataccaagaatacgaaagggatgatacattacatatatagtcaactggtccacacatatcggtaatgattggctggctagagtttgacattactgtcgtgcgacggtgatgatcagttgatcccttgaggtcacacctaaaggacgattcccttaattggtatagcgatacagattaattaattccttaaaattgaaaaattcaatttgtgagagagaatatttatatcttattataatgggattaaataagattcattttagtaattaaaaggctttattactaaaattgattattgtttgagaaacaatagagataagaatgaatggttcaatataattacaagatgttgtggattataattaaatgacccattttatttatatgatcaagtatcactagtcaatttgttgaatgtaatttaattaatttataaaatgatatttatgtgataaatatgcattaaattaattaataaaatgtaacataatacatgagacatattgtgtgacaaatgacaaaattgacaaaaataaaatggtagtccattttacataaatggaccgaaatattgggtggtggaaggtgttagtgggtgatattattttatgtgataatgttTAAATAATAACACCTACATAatgtagccttacacacctacatattttgataagagaaaaagcatAAAGGAGATTCCTTTTTGGCCTATTCTTGTGGCCTTACACGGTTGCATGCATAAAATAGGAggacttttgttctcatttttgttGCTCATTCATTCACACTCTACCATTCaaaacacatgcaaaagttcatgaattattctctctttaatcttcatcaaaaaggatgaatttttgattcaaatttgttcaaaagattactaaaattatcaatgtaatatatgagtattagtattcaattttaaggtaaaccacaatataaatatctagtacatattagtttgtgggtttaagggatagtcttgggtgctactaattggagggcttctattttgaggtcatgtatgttcatccaatattggaaagctgaagaactaacaagaaggagatcttgttggtgcccatttaaccgaaattcatatggtgagaaaatgatttcttcacttatttattttagtttgcatgcataagatttgtaatttattttatgactaaataaatttgaaatataTAAGAATATGTTTAGTAATAAGATATAGATTTCctacaatcggtatcaagagccatggttgtttgcatgcaaatcgattaaaagtttttccgagttttaaagattaacatataaaacttgtataatttgtgttattatgatatatcacaaaattaatttttgcatgttaaattttctgatcctaaaatgtatttaggatattttggttaatttgtggattttattgttcattttatataatattggcattaaaatgtgatttttatgataaaaatgtcatttttggacgaaaattagctaaacttcgaattttcaagtggtttttggatatgttttcacatatattatttttagatgatctggaaattttcataattttatgagttctaattctcgaaaaatggatttttcttgataaaaatcggatttaaatgaaaaataggttaatatgagaaatatttcgaatctggtcatagaaatttagtatgttgtcacatgcaattttacaagatgtgtgtaaaataataggctataatgaagtcttcatgcatgatttatggatttttgatgaaaaatagcataaatagtgacttaattagtgaaaaattgctaaaacatacttcatgactaaggaaaaacgtcacatgttgcattttattatctttttcatatctaaaattgaaaagttgatgaatataatttttctcatgtttttatgatttttattgataaatccgataaaccgcaacattgtttttcccgataactttcgaaatttttaacctaagtttttgaacattatgagtgtcatggtatttttccagaatgttcatgattttaaatttcaaatttcaaatttatttgaaattttaatgatttatttgaagtttatagcattttattgtaattttgagtccttttatgaacaatattaagaaatatgagttaattatggtcaaatagttagtggagactaattttgagtcctaaaaagttagggtaattaacttgtgcataaatatgaatttatgtaatttttgtgattataaaatgttgaatcacgcaaatccgtaaaaatcgagtaatatacgatattggctaattaaaggcgatttagcataaaattgggcatgttcatacatattttaatgctgcattttatttatgattgtcataattttattttatgtaatttttgaattatgtaatttttttacttagtatggccttagtttttttaattggtattgcccgaaatgtatgggaatatcgattcggttgtaattttattgtgatctcgtatcaccgtcttgtaatttaatagatttattttattatagttacaaatatataataggaaattatgtaatttattatgtaattttattcatttcggagttcccaaagacggatttcttcaagaaggcgatacataaagacggtgttacctcgagatgcgtgccacaaccgaagttcaagggaccaatggagttggtttccgaatatgtaatagttaattagattttctattttaggaaggccatactaggatttatttaatttatgctttgcattttatttacatgttgcatgcatcgctaaatcgccataactaaaacatgcatcatcttttaatcaaGTATATCGACCgtttcaattataattatcgtagttcaccactttagttcacttaaaacgtgatagataataaattgacatgacctctcgctaaaataaacaagtgAGACATaaccttaccaaagagtagaaaccatgaaaacctatttcgtgagggagtgcactcggccacaccggggtacaaaccttgttacgtaggggaagtgggtgataaatgtctatccaccgaattcatgttgataagggatgtatcggccacaccgtgcccaagttgatgtggatttggatcatggacacatttattagaaatttgggttgaactcaacaaaagtttttgataagggatgtatcggccacaccgtgcccttgtcggatgtgttttgggctaaagataaatattaatgtaattttatcgaccaagagttctaaaagtagaatcgattaaggagttaatccaccgagttatattgataagggatgtatcggccacactgtgcccaagttaatatgaatttggatcttggaatcatttatcatagttgggtagaggtcactatgtaa is a genomic window containing:
- the LOC141631227 gene encoding protein FAR1-RELATED SEQUENCE 5-like; this encodes MDNETNNNSSEEINSTVNMETDISTVSIVGENAIVNIGDSSNNNIFTSLTCSDEEDDEFVPTLHYSSTPGFYNIYALACGFDVRKYTNAQVKGGVNVKSLVCNRQGYRDMKRKLHLESNNQKAGNASTTEKKERKTKQPKKHALTRLRILKEYSTGYQNISASLLDFKNFKRNIKCYIRDKDAKMFIGHFKMLAEAKGFNFSYDEDENKCLTKAIWGVDHNKKTVTFAAGLLEFESQESFEWIFTKFLEAMGQQQPQCILTDQWPGIKKACPNVLKNSVHKYCMWHIMQKLPEKVGRAICNNTDFMTDINVVVWDVDLEPEEFEQNWETVIEAHGMQNNRWLKYVFSIRQKWIPAYFRDLPLGCLLRITQRSESSNSYFKLFESHFRTLIEFWMRYNSAIEQQRHSQRRMDTANEHSMLEKVGPMKVEMHASLVYTHPIFTDFQKEVKHAICSMGVGGLTTVGTVEYHDVYKIPEPYVLARWAKKSYRPIVQDKTENVLADIDEADIKKAEMSKVLSEIYATVRFRENITGPIEPKTKSQEIEDLLGITASNDIDLRPPNKAKNKGSGKRLRSLKEKAKSKPEKRKRRCGNCKKWVNHNSRTCNLPFAESPSSHDDDEEESETEEV